A portion of the Corynebacterium heidelbergense genome contains these proteins:
- a CDS encoding alpha-hydroxy acid oxidase: MVQMKRQIPNPTELFDLVQLKKPTLNFKQRRLAEAQTIWDLRDIAKRRTPAAAFDYTDGAADEEISMRRARQAFRDVEFCPSILHDVSRVDTSCTVFGGPSALPFGIAPTGFTRLMQTEGELAGASAAAKAGIPFSLSTLGTASIEDVKAANPTGRNFFQLYVMKDRDISYGLVERAAAAGFDTLLFTVDTPVAGARLRDKRNGFSIPPQISLGTIANAIPRPWWWWDFLTTPPLEFASLTETGGTAGELVDKAMDPSIQFADLQTIRDMWPGKLVVKGVQNVADSKKLADLGVDGIVLSNHGGRQLDRAPVPFQLLPDVVREVGADVDVAMDTGIMHGSDIVAALAHGAKFTFIGRAYLYGLMAGGEAGVDRAISILRKQIERTMKLLQVERLEELTPEHVKRLS, from the coding sequence ATGGTCCAGATGAAACGGCAGATCCCGAACCCCACGGAGCTGTTCGACCTCGTGCAGTTGAAGAAGCCAACCCTGAATTTCAAGCAGCGTCGCCTCGCGGAGGCCCAGACGATTTGGGATCTGCGCGACATCGCCAAGCGACGCACCCCCGCTGCCGCGTTCGACTACACCGATGGCGCCGCCGACGAGGAGATTTCCATGCGTCGCGCCCGCCAGGCATTCCGCGACGTGGAGTTTTGCCCCTCCATCCTCCACGACGTTTCCCGCGTGGACACCTCCTGCACCGTCTTCGGCGGTCCTTCCGCGCTCCCCTTCGGCATCGCACCGACTGGCTTCACCCGCCTCATGCAGACCGAGGGGGAGCTCGCCGGCGCCTCGGCCGCCGCGAAAGCTGGCATTCCGTTTAGCCTGTCGACCCTGGGCACCGCCTCCATCGAGGACGTCAAGGCCGCCAACCCCACCGGCCGAAACTTCTTCCAGCTCTACGTCATGAAGGACCGAGACATCTCCTACGGCCTGGTGGAGCGCGCCGCCGCGGCCGGGTTCGATACGCTCCTGTTCACCGTGGACACCCCAGTTGCCGGCGCCCGCCTGCGCGACAAGCGCAACGGTTTCTCTATCCCGCCGCAGATCTCCCTGGGCACGATCGCCAACGCCATCCCCCGGCCCTGGTGGTGGTGGGATTTCCTCACCACGCCCCCGCTCGAGTTCGCCTCCCTCACCGAGACGGGCGGCACCGCAGGGGAGCTGGTGGACAAGGCCATGGACCCGTCCATCCAGTTCGCCGACCTGCAGACCATCCGCGATATGTGGCCCGGCAAGCTCGTGGTCAAGGGGGTGCAGAACGTCGCCGATTCGAAGAAGCTGGCCGATCTTGGGGTGGATGGGATCGTGCTGTCTAATCATGGCGGACGCCAACTCGACCGAGCGCCGGTTCCGTTCCAGCTGTTGCCAGATGTTGTTCGCGAGGTCGGGGCGGATGTAGATGTCGCTATGGATACGGGGATCATGCACGGCTCCGACATCGTGGCCGCGCTGGCGCACGGGGCGAAGTTCACCTTCATCGGACGGGCCTACCTGTACGGGTTGATGGCTGGTGGGGAGGCCGGGGTTGATCGGGCGATCTCGATCCTCCGGAAGCAAATCGAGCGGACGATGAAGTTGCTGCAGGTGGAGCGCCTGGAGGAGCTGACGCCGGAGCACGTCAAGCGCCTCAGTTAA
- a CDS encoding LPXTG cell wall anchor domain-containing protein has product MHGPSRAPQSDPADDSSQGLADTGVDNIGLSLLIAAMAIGGGALLLLARRRKGSES; this is encoded by the coding sequence GTGCACGGCCCCAGCCGGGCACCTCAGTCCGATCCTGCCGACGATTCCAGTCAGGGCCTGGCCGATACGGGTGTGGACAACATCGGCCTCAGCCTTCTCATCGCGGCCATGGCTATCGGTGGCGGTGCTCTGCTCCTCCTGGCCCGCCGGAGGAAGGGTAGCGAGAGCTAA
- a CDS encoding MBL fold metallo-hydrolase, producing MELLVVGCSGSLAGVDSPASGYVLRENPREAGGGNSQPLLLDIGPGVLGALQSYPEVQISDCHLVLSHLHADHCLDFPSLLVWRRFHPTDSAQERHKLLAPSITVRQLGTAGADHPDAPDDFSDTFEVLVHDAGPSSFFDATTYPSTSIGTFDVYSAPAVHATEAYITRIHGADGSSLVYSGDTALTPRLAQIAQGADVLLCEATWGETSEGKPDGMHISGEDAGLAAAQAGVKHLVLTHIPPWGDGEGALRGARRYFDGELTLARPGMRIEV from the coding sequence ATGGAATTGCTTGTCGTGGGTTGCTCGGGGAGCTTGGCCGGGGTTGATTCCCCGGCGTCTGGTTATGTCCTGCGCGAGAACCCACGGGAGGCGGGCGGAGGGAATTCCCAGCCGCTGCTGTTGGACATCGGCCCTGGGGTGCTTGGTGCTTTGCAGTCTTACCCCGAGGTGCAGATCTCCGATTGCCACCTGGTGCTATCACACTTGCACGCGGATCATTGCCTTGATTTCCCTTCGCTATTGGTGTGGCGGCGCTTCCACCCCACCGATTCCGCGCAGGAACGGCACAAACTACTGGCGCCAAGCATCACGGTCCGCCAACTGGGCACGGCGGGTGCGGATCATCCGGACGCCCCAGATGATTTCAGCGATACGTTCGAAGTCCTGGTTCATGATGCGGGGCCTTCATCTTTCTTCGACGCCACCACCTACCCCTCCACCAGCATCGGCACTTTCGACGTGTACTCGGCACCGGCTGTCCATGCGACGGAGGCCTATATCACGAGAATTCACGGCGCGGATGGTTCCTCGCTGGTGTACTCCGGGGATACGGCGTTGACTCCGCGGCTAGCGCAGATCGCTCAGGGCGCGGACGTGCTGCTGTGCGAGGCAACATGGGGGGAGACATCGGAGGGGAAGCCGGACGGCATGCACATATCGGGGGAGGACGCGGGTCTGGCGGCAGCACAGGCCGGGGTGAAGCACCTGGTGCTCACGCACATTCCGCCGTGGGGAGACGGCGAGGGCGCGCTGCGTGGGGCGCGGCGCTACTTCGACGGGGAGTTGACGTTGGCGCGACCGGGGATGCGGATAGAGGTGTAG
- the murI gene encoding glutamate racemase: protein MNKICSGDEGTRKAYANDAPIGIFDSGVGGLTVARSIVDLLPNESIVYIGDTANSPYGDKPLSQVQIFARAVADELARRDSKIIVIACNTASAAFLADARKRYPVPVVEVILPAVRRAVATTRNKRVGVIGTAGTVASGQYARRFREVDPSVDVFSQACPQFVPFVERGRTTGRQILGLAEMYLEPLKEAGVDTLVLGCTHYPLLAGVIQLVMGDDVTLVSSADETAKVVYRTLSERGALAEHAGRHASAACKSFESTGDPQKFANLATRFLGPDITSVAQIPRLLR from the coding sequence TTGAACAAAATCTGTAGCGGCGATGAAGGAACGAGAAAAGCCTATGCCAATGATGCTCCTATTGGAATCTTCGATTCCGGAGTGGGAGGTCTAACCGTTGCCCGTTCAATCGTCGATCTGTTGCCTAACGAATCTATTGTTTACATTGGCGACACTGCAAATTCACCGTACGGCGATAAGCCGTTATCGCAGGTTCAGATCTTCGCCCGTGCCGTGGCTGACGAACTCGCTCGACGAGATTCTAAAATCATCGTCATTGCTTGTAACACCGCGTCTGCTGCTTTCCTAGCGGATGCCCGGAAACGCTACCCGGTCCCCGTAGTTGAAGTGATACTCCCTGCGGTGCGCCGAGCGGTGGCCACAACTCGCAATAAACGGGTCGGGGTGATCGGCACGGCGGGGACGGTCGCTTCTGGCCAGTATGCGCGTCGGTTTAGGGAAGTGGATCCCTCAGTCGATGTCTTCTCTCAGGCGTGCCCGCAATTTGTACCGTTTGTGGAGCGAGGTAGGACTACTGGTCGGCAGATACTTGGCCTGGCGGAGATGTACCTTGAACCCCTCAAGGAGGCGGGGGTGGATACTTTGGTTCTTGGGTGCACCCATTACCCATTGCTGGCGGGGGTGATCCAGCTGGTCATGGGGGATGATGTTACTCTGGTGAGCTCTGCCGATGAGACGGCCAAGGTGGTGTATCGCACTCTTTCTGAACGGGGTGCGCTCGCGGAACATGCTGGCCGACACGCGTCGGCAGCTTGCAAATCATTTGAGTCGACTGGTGATCCTCAGAAATTCGCAAACCTGGCCACCCGTTTCCTCGGTCCGGACATCACGTCTGTCGCTCAAATACCGCGATTACTTCGATAG
- a CDS encoding P1 family peptidase has translation MTSDLFGCVPGPRNGLADVPGLGVGHAECGGWPEGDGRADQGSSGVTVIATPAGAVAGVDVRGGGPGTRETDLLSPWNTVEAVHAVVLAGGSAFGLDATSGAMAELEREGVGFPVLGAKEHPDKVVPIVPGAVIFDLLVGSWRERPGAEEGALATRRALRAAELELRAAGAGEAPGAAVGAEADQRSEDPGSNAGTRSSCIGAGRGATAGALKGGFGQASAVFPEGTALAGHVVAAAVVTNPQGSVFDPTTGLPWGIGSEMAGEFAVYELSILGRRDEWGRVAPLNDAAIRRLVGCNIAGTKFPVPENGTGSASTSADPHGGPQTRSQGDSTPTRPSPQSQCNTTIGIIATTAPMTKAQAKRLAMAAHDGLARAVRPAHMPMDGDTFFALSLPASGECETDGTQDDGKNRPKLDPASITPMQMTMLSAVAAQAVERAIVHSVLAAEPMFDVLSWSEIAEHVGGVDAGAEVQR, from the coding sequence ATGACGTCGGATCTGTTTGGGTGCGTGCCAGGGCCACGCAATGGTTTAGCGGATGTGCCGGGTTTGGGCGTCGGGCACGCGGAATGCGGCGGTTGGCCTGAGGGAGATGGAAGGGCCGACCAGGGCTCTAGCGGCGTGACCGTTATCGCGACTCCTGCGGGGGCCGTGGCAGGTGTGGACGTCCGCGGTGGGGGCCCGGGCACGCGTGAGACGGATCTGTTGTCGCCCTGGAATACCGTGGAAGCCGTGCATGCGGTGGTGCTCGCAGGCGGTTCCGCTTTCGGATTGGACGCCACCAGCGGCGCAATGGCCGAACTCGAACGCGAAGGCGTCGGCTTCCCCGTGCTGGGAGCTAAGGAGCATCCGGACAAGGTCGTGCCTATCGTTCCCGGGGCCGTGATCTTTGACTTGCTAGTGGGGTCCTGGCGGGAGCGCCCCGGAGCTGAGGAGGGGGCCTTGGCCACTCGCCGGGCGTTGCGGGCCGCGGAGCTGGAACTTCGGGCCGCGGGGGCGGGGGAGGCGCCGGGGGCGGCTGTCGGCGCGGAGGCAGACCAACGGAGTGAAGATCCGGGCTCCAATGCCGGCACCAGAAGCAGCTGCATTGGAGCGGGTCGCGGGGCTACGGCCGGGGCGCTGAAAGGAGGCTTTGGACAGGCAAGTGCGGTGTTCCCGGAGGGAACGGCGCTGGCTGGGCATGTCGTGGCCGCTGCCGTAGTGACCAATCCGCAGGGCTCGGTGTTCGACCCGACCACCGGCCTACCCTGGGGCATCGGGTCGGAGATGGCGGGGGAGTTTGCCGTTTACGAGCTTTCTATCCTTGGCCGTCGGGATGAGTGGGGAAGGGTTGCCCCGTTGAATGACGCCGCAATCCGTAGGTTGGTAGGGTGCAACATCGCCGGAACGAAGTTCCCGGTACCGGAGAACGGCACCGGGTCGGCTTCCACCTCGGCTGACCCCCACGGCGGCCCCCAGACCAGATCCCAGGGTGACTCCACGCCGACCCGGCCCTCACCACAATCCCAGTGCAACACCACAATCGGCATCATTGCTACTACTGCACCCATGACGAAAGCTCAGGCCAAGCGCCTCGCGATGGCTGCTCACGACGGGTTGGCCCGCGCCGTTCGCCCCGCTCATATGCCGATGGATGGGGATACTTTCTTTGCGCTTTCACTACCGGCCTCTGGTGAGTGCGAGACGGACGGCACGCAGGATGATGGGAAGAACCGACCCAAGCTAGATCCGGCATCGATCACCCCGATGCAGATGACGATGTTGTCCGCCGTAGCAGCGCAGGCGGTGGAGCGGGCAATCGTTCACTCCGTGCTGGCTGCAGAGCCCATGTTCGATGTCCTGTCATGGTCGGAGATCGCTGAACACGTTGGCGGCGTGGATGCGGGAGCCGAGGTTCAACGGTGA